From one Opitutaceae bacterium genomic stretch:
- a CDS encoding glycoside hydrolase family 2 TIM barrel-domain containing protein, giving the protein MVLHWQLGHAPSPAESPHEWIPAQLPGAVQLDWAEAHGWPPYWQGDTLTAYRWMEDVWWTYRTEVPEFELLPGHRLVLVCDGVDFEAELLVDHRAVSHHRGLNTVWEVDLTEGLKPHSVFEIRLSPAPKATPGPDDRTQARATTKPAVAYMWDFHPRLIPLGLPNGARLDCRPPDHWVSTDVTTTISSDLALGHVSFHAHAAGNAPRVAWSVSDPAGNVLHHGSEPFIQGVATRSVAIKKPLLWWPHDHGDQVRYTVELRLVSEAGETCDTRTHRVGFRRVRLAMHPTAWDEPAGFPKSRSAPPLTFEVNGRRIFIRGTNWVPPEIFPARITPERTRELLTLVKAANLNLVRCWGGGGAPASSFYDQCDELGLLVWQEFPLGCNDYPDDPDYLALLDQESKSLIHRARTHPSLALWCGGNELFNTWSGMTDQSLALRLLNRNTLDLDPQTPFLPTAPLEGMGHGDYRFRDEQGREVYQIYRDARCTAYSEFGCPGLASLDVLRDFIPAGELWPIRPGSAWEVHHGLNAWPVDPTTWSMTSTLSHYFGPAPDLPTLVAQGQWLQAEGYKAIFEETRRQKPRNALSLNWCFNEPWPTAANNSLVSWPARPKPAYHAVTAACRPSCLSARLERFQYRPGEILIFEIWILNDAPVALPRGSVAAYVEIGQSRIEGLQWQHGEVPANTHLQGPTVRLRLPDTSCDRFTIHLQAADRSEWNASYTLSLRPEDAAPGVSSSPAQTRILNT; this is encoded by the coding sequence ATGGTCCTCCACTGGCAACTCGGCCACGCCCCCTCCCCCGCCGAATCCCCCCACGAATGGATTCCCGCGCAACTCCCCGGTGCCGTGCAGCTTGACTGGGCAGAAGCCCACGGCTGGCCCCCCTACTGGCAGGGAGACACACTCACAGCCTACCGTTGGATGGAAGACGTCTGGTGGACCTATCGCACCGAAGTGCCCGAGTTTGAACTCCTCCCCGGCCACCGCCTCGTTCTGGTGTGCGATGGAGTTGATTTCGAAGCCGAACTCCTGGTCGATCACCGCGCTGTCTCGCACCACCGGGGCCTTAACACCGTCTGGGAAGTGGACCTCACAGAAGGCCTCAAACCCCACTCGGTTTTCGAGATCCGTCTTTCCCCCGCTCCCAAGGCAACACCGGGCCCGGACGATCGCACCCAGGCCCGCGCCACCACCAAACCAGCCGTGGCCTACATGTGGGACTTTCACCCCCGCCTGATTCCCCTTGGACTGCCGAACGGCGCACGCCTGGACTGCCGGCCCCCAGACCATTGGGTCTCCACCGACGTCACCACCACCATATCGAGCGACCTCGCCCTCGGCCACGTTTCCTTCCACGCCCACGCCGCAGGGAACGCTCCCCGCGTCGCGTGGTCGGTCTCTGACCCTGCGGGAAACGTGCTTCATCACGGGTCCGAGCCATTCATCCAGGGAGTCGCAACTCGTTCTGTAGCGATCAAAAAACCTCTTCTCTGGTGGCCTCACGACCACGGCGACCAAGTGCGCTATACCGTGGAACTGCGCCTCGTTTCCGAGGCAGGTGAAACCTGCGACACGCGAACCCACCGGGTCGGTTTTCGCCGAGTACGCCTGGCCATGCACCCGACGGCCTGGGACGAGCCCGCGGGCTTTCCAAAGTCCAGGAGCGCACCTCCTCTAACCTTCGAGGTAAACGGGCGCAGGATCTTCATCCGCGGCACCAACTGGGTGCCTCCCGAGATCTTCCCGGCCAGGATCACCCCCGAGCGAACACGGGAATTGCTGACACTGGTCAAAGCCGCAAACCTCAACCTCGTCCGCTGCTGGGGTGGAGGTGGCGCCCCAGCCTCTTCCTTTTACGATCAATGCGACGAGTTGGGGCTGCTCGTTTGGCAGGAGTTTCCCCTGGGCTGCAACGACTACCCCGACGACCCGGACTACCTCGCTCTGCTTGACCAGGAAAGCAAGAGCCTCATTCACAGGGCCCGCACCCACCCGTCACTCGCCCTTTGGTGCGGCGGCAACGAGCTATTCAACACCTGGTCGGGAATGACCGACCAATCGCTCGCGCTCCGCTTGCTGAATCGGAACACGCTCGATCTGGACCCCCAGACCCCCTTTCTCCCCACCGCTCCCCTCGAGGGCATGGGCCATGGGGACTACCGCTTTCGTGATGAGCAAGGGCGCGAAGTTTACCAGATCTATCGCGATGCCCGGTGCACCGCGTATTCAGAATTTGGATGCCCGGGGCTCGCCTCCCTGGACGTGCTGCGTGACTTCATTCCGGCGGGCGAGCTTTGGCCCATCCGCCCAGGTTCGGCCTGGGAAGTACACCACGGCCTCAATGCGTGGCCCGTTGACCCCACCACCTGGAGCATGACCTCCACGCTGAGCCACTACTTCGGACCCGCCCCGGACCTGCCGACACTTGTGGCGCAGGGCCAGTGGCTCCAGGCGGAAGGCTACAAGGCCATCTTCGAGGAGACACGCAGGCAGAAGCCCCGCAATGCGCTGTCGCTCAATTGGTGCTTCAACGAGCCGTGGCCCACCGCGGCCAACAACAGCCTCGTCAGTTGGCCCGCCCGCCCAAAACCCGCCTACCACGCGGTCACCGCCGCCTGCAGGCCCAGCTGCCTGAGCGCCCGACTCGAACGGTTCCAATATCGTCCTGGCGAGATACTTATATTCGAAATATGGATACTAAATGACGCCCCGGTGGCGCTGCCTCGCGGCTCGGTTGCGGCGTATGTCGAGATTGGGCAAAGCCGCATTGAAGGTTTGCAGTGGCAGCATGGCGAGGTGCCCGCCAACACCCATCTCCAGGGACCGACCGTCCGGCTTCGGCTGCCGGACACCTCCTGCGACCGGTTTACCATCCACCTGCAAGCTGCCGACCGGTCCGAATGGAACGCCAGTTACACGCTTTCTCTTCGGCCGGAAGACGCAGCACCCGGTGTCTCATCCTCTCCCGCCCAAACGCGCATCCTCAACACCTGA
- a CDS encoding glycosyl hydrolase — MSVRLILLSILTPLAVSAETTNASPPSQIAYEDVKAELKAIVPGFSSPEPGSRPFVRWWWNGLRVSPDEIARQLDVMHRAGIGGVEINAIRMPDEANAGALAHGKLVPWLSPEWAEMVRFAADEAHKRGMTADLIVGSGWPFGGKFLEESEQTQRVRLVKKLIRGPARLTLDLDEIAARPEKDGKPPGDEVPPTRTTWAFARLLPSSAYGAAFQAGVELLPSDKESVFTCSIPEGEHLLYLGIREWGFTHVKMGAPGADGPVLNHWNASAVRRYLERMAAALVPAFGGTLGTRLRAFFVDSIELDHANWTDDLPEVFLKRCGYDVEPYLPFLLDEDAGRPEPFFSTVRRARQDFSRTLMELFEERFIRTFVAFCEEHGVKARMQAYGRETDPIRAGQVVHLPEGETWLWHDSIKETRIRVESTSANKLVSSAAHLHDQRLVSFEAMTNAVPAFRETLSDFKRATDLSFLDGLNHPILHGFNYTPPEAGYPGLVRYGCYFNERAPWWPLFPLFSDYVVRVGAVLRSGMAVAQVGILLPLADEVGHHGRLYQPFPEVRDPWYIYQLGSAVQSTGRGADYLSEEVLQASTVVNGELVYGPQHYSVVVLPEVESLELRSLVFLERFVAAGGSLLILGEPPAFEPGLRGNRNLDRSLSERIARLLKEHPGQVRIAAAPEKEAGSDALVAWSANALEPLVAAPVSWSFRTAAVSQVHYRNSKGSFIFIANTDRGMAARGSLAFPFADGAAWKLDPHSGDIFPWARRARQARELTLAPQESLLLFLPKGSDRPESSPPLGEPAEGEPISLSGPWTLDLKVAGSGETHRMSLDALVDLSQSDDPRLAGFAGVATYTTTFECAFEGPALLELGSVESAADVSLNDHHVGSWWYGNTSLPIKSGLRRGTNVLHIRVFSSLANQMRLMKEDKTAQRWAFWFKPIPTGLLGPVTLRQLLPSGNP; from the coding sequence ATGTCCGTACGCCTAATCCTCCTGTCCATTCTCACGCCTCTCGCGGTCTCCGCAGAAACGACGAACGCCTCGCCCCCCAGCCAAATTGCCTACGAGGATGTCAAAGCAGAGCTAAAGGCGATCGTCCCGGGCTTCAGCTCCCCCGAGCCTGGGTCACGGCCCTTTGTCCGCTGGTGGTGGAACGGTCTCAGGGTGAGCCCGGATGAAATCGCTCGGCAGCTGGATGTCATGCATCGCGCAGGCATTGGCGGCGTCGAAATCAACGCGATCCGGATGCCGGATGAGGCCAACGCTGGCGCCCTCGCCCACGGCAAGCTCGTGCCCTGGCTTTCGCCGGAATGGGCGGAGATGGTACGATTCGCCGCCGACGAGGCACACAAGCGTGGCATGACAGCGGACTTGATCGTGGGCTCCGGGTGGCCGTTCGGCGGCAAGTTTCTCGAGGAATCCGAGCAGACTCAGCGAGTGCGTCTCGTGAAGAAGCTGATTCGCGGCCCGGCAAGGCTCACCTTGGATCTGGATGAGATAGCTGCGCGCCCTGAAAAGGACGGAAAACCCCCGGGGGACGAAGTGCCTCCCACGCGCACCACCTGGGCGTTCGCGCGCCTCCTCCCCTCGTCGGCTTACGGCGCCGCTTTCCAGGCAGGCGTTGAACTCCTACCTTCCGACAAGGAAAGCGTATTCACTTGTTCGATACCAGAGGGCGAACACCTCCTGTACCTCGGCATCCGCGAGTGGGGATTCACCCACGTGAAGATGGGAGCGCCGGGAGCGGACGGTCCTGTGCTAAACCACTGGAATGCCTCGGCTGTGAGACGCTATCTCGAGCGGATGGCTGCCGCACTCGTGCCCGCCTTCGGCGGCACTCTGGGGACGAGACTCCGCGCATTCTTCGTCGACAGCATCGAACTCGACCACGCCAATTGGACGGACGATCTGCCAGAGGTTTTCTTGAAGCGCTGCGGATATGACGTTGAGCCATATCTGCCGTTCCTCCTCGATGAGGACGCAGGGAGGCCGGAACCCTTTTTCTCGACCGTCAGGCGCGCGCGCCAGGACTTCTCGAGAACCTTGATGGAGCTGTTTGAAGAGCGTTTCATCCGCACCTTTGTGGCTTTTTGCGAAGAGCATGGCGTCAAGGCGCGCATGCAGGCGTATGGACGTGAGACCGACCCGATCCGGGCGGGACAGGTCGTACACCTTCCCGAGGGCGAAACCTGGCTGTGGCACGACTCCATCAAGGAAACGCGGATACGGGTGGAATCCACGTCAGCCAACAAACTGGTAAGTTCGGCCGCCCACCTCCACGACCAGAGGCTGGTGAGTTTCGAGGCAATGACCAACGCTGTGCCCGCGTTCCGCGAAACGTTGTCGGATTTCAAAAGAGCGACTGACCTATCCTTCCTCGACGGTCTGAACCATCCCATCCTTCACGGTTTCAACTACACCCCTCCTGAAGCAGGCTATCCCGGTTTGGTCCGGTATGGATGCTACTTCAACGAGCGCGCCCCCTGGTGGCCGCTCTTCCCGCTCTTCTCGGATTACGTGGTGCGGGTCGGCGCCGTGCTTCGTTCAGGAATGGCCGTCGCTCAGGTCGGCATTCTCCTGCCTCTCGCAGATGAAGTCGGTCATCATGGGCGCCTCTACCAGCCGTTTCCGGAAGTTCGTGACCCCTGGTACATCTACCAGCTTGGTTCGGCTGTGCAAAGCACCGGTCGTGGCGCCGACTACTTGAGCGAGGAAGTCCTGCAAGCTTCGACTGTCGTCAATGGCGAGCTTGTGTATGGTCCGCAGCACTACAGCGTCGTGGTGTTGCCGGAGGTCGAATCGCTCGAGTTGAGGTCCCTCGTTTTCCTTGAAAGGTTCGTCGCAGCCGGCGGAAGTCTATTGATTTTGGGAGAGCCGCCAGCCTTTGAGCCCGGCCTGCGAGGAAATCGCAATCTGGACCGGAGCTTGTCGGAACGGATTGCCCGACTGCTCAAGGAACATCCTGGGCAGGTTCGAATCGCTGCAGCGCCGGAAAAGGAAGCGGGGAGTGACGCACTCGTCGCGTGGAGTGCGAACGCACTTGAACCCCTGGTCGCGGCTCCTGTGTCCTGGTCGTTTCGCACGGCTGCTGTATCGCAGGTTCACTACCGAAACTCGAAAGGCTCTTTCATCTTCATCGCAAATACGGATCGGGGTATGGCCGCCAGGGGCTCACTCGCCTTCCCCTTCGCAGACGGCGCTGCCTGGAAGCTCGATCCGCACTCTGGAGACATCTTCCCTTGGGCTCGGAGAGCTAGGCAGGCACGCGAGCTCACACTCGCTCCCCAGGAGTCACTGCTGCTCTTTCTGCCCAAGGGAAGCGACCGTCCGGAATCGTCGCCTCCTTTGGGAGAGCCCGCCGAGGGGGAACCGATTTCACTATCGGGTCCGTGGACCCTGGACCTGAAAGTCGCCGGAAGTGGCGAAACGCATCGCATGAGTCTGGACGCCTTGGTCGACCTCTCCCAATCGGACGATCCTCGCCTGGCTGGATTCGCTGGCGTCGCGACCTACACGACCACCTTCGAATGTGCCTTCGAGGGTCCGGCGCTCCTCGAACTCGGCTCGGTGGAATCGGCCGCCGACGTCTCTCTTAATGACCATCACGTGGGGTCCTGGTGGTATGGCAATACGAGCCTACCCATCAAAAGCGGACTGAGGCGCGGCACCAACGTCCTCCACATCAGGGTGTTTAGTTCCCTGGCAAACCAGATGCGACTGATGAAAGAGGATAAAACGGCCCAACGCTGGGCATTCTGGTTTAAACCCATCCCCACCGGTCTTCTCGGTCCGGTGACCCTCAGACAGTTGCTGCCTTCCGGAAACCCCTGA
- a CDS encoding malate dehydrogenase: MKSPIRVAVTGAAGQIGYSLLFRIASGAAFGPEQPVILHLIEIEPALPALQGVVMELQDCAFPLLKGIVATASLEEGFKDVNWALLVGSVPRKAGMERKDLLSINGKIFTGQGKAIAAHGAKDVRVLVVGNPCNTNSLIACRNAAGVPADRFFAMTMLDQNRAVTQLALKAGVDTTAVTNLAIWGNHSSTMYPDYFNAKINGKPVTEVITDEAWFKDTFIPTVQQRGAAIIKARGLSSAASAANAAIDTVRNLVTPTPAGQWFSVAVISDGSYGIEKGLMYSYPITSDGNTWKIVQGLKHGAFSQEKITATENELKEEKALVADLLG, from the coding sequence ATGAAATCCCCGATCCGTGTCGCAGTCACCGGCGCCGCCGGCCAAATTGGATACTCGCTCCTGTTCCGCATCGCGTCGGGAGCCGCCTTCGGCCCCGAGCAGCCGGTTATCCTCCACTTGATCGAAATCGAGCCGGCCCTCCCCGCCCTCCAGGGCGTCGTGATGGAGCTCCAGGATTGCGCCTTCCCCCTCCTCAAGGGAATCGTCGCCACCGCCTCCCTCGAAGAGGGCTTCAAGGATGTCAATTGGGCCCTTCTGGTCGGCTCCGTCCCGCGCAAGGCTGGCATGGAACGCAAGGACCTCCTGTCCATTAACGGCAAGATCTTCACCGGCCAGGGCAAGGCCATCGCCGCCCACGGGGCCAAGGACGTTCGCGTTCTCGTTGTCGGCAACCCGTGCAACACCAATTCCCTGATCGCGTGCCGCAACGCCGCCGGCGTCCCCGCCGACCGCTTCTTTGCGATGACGATGCTCGACCAGAACCGCGCCGTCACCCAGCTCGCCCTCAAGGCCGGGGTCGACACCACCGCCGTCACGAACCTCGCAATCTGGGGCAACCACAGCTCCACGATGTACCCCGACTACTTCAACGCGAAGATCAACGGCAAGCCGGTCACCGAAGTCATCACCGACGAAGCCTGGTTCAAGGACACCTTCATCCCCACGGTCCAACAGCGCGGCGCCGCCATTATCAAGGCCCGCGGGCTCTCCTCAGCCGCCTCCGCCGCCAATGCCGCCATCGACACCGTCCGCAATCTGGTCACCCCGACTCCGGCCGGCCAGTGGTTCAGCGTCGCTGTCATCTCCGACGGCTCCTATGGCATCGAAAAGGGCCTGATGTACTCCTACCCGATCACCAGCGACGGCAACACCTGGAAAATCGTACAGGGTCTCAAGCACGGCGCGTTCTCCCAGGAGAAGATCACAGCGACCGAAAACGAGCTGAAGGAAGAAAAAGCGCTCGTCGCCGACCTCCTCGGCTAA